Proteins from a genomic interval of Vicinamibacterales bacterium:
- a CDS encoding FAD-binding oxidoreductase encodes MPSTRYGISPWLDAVPVKKRREFPAFRDVITYPVVVVGGGMSGAMAAQACAAAGMKVILLEAGRIGQGGSGRATGLISSEASGSYRELEARAGKRAARALFELTEKAPRELAAAVKRLGIKAGLELRDAVRTLPEGGSDKILQRELAGRKEAGLTASWMSPAMVQRQAALASAGALKLPDWGFVDPYRLTLGFLSAAIKKGAKVHERSRISRITFNRKNATAFLEGGGAITTSNLIICIGEPTSLFKPLKRHLRHEDRYAVLTEPLPAAVRAELGQQAALLTDTESPAHQLWFTADHRALFTGADQKRPADRLRDQTLVQRTGQLMYELTRMYPAISGAVPAYGWDVPLAHPVDGVLYAGAHRNFPHQLFAFGTSHDPARAFLASRIILRSIQGKPEKDDVHFSFARNL; translated from the coding sequence GTGCCTTCGACTCGCTACGGCATCTCCCCCTGGCTTGATGCCGTTCCCGTCAAGAAGAGACGTGAGTTCCCCGCGTTTCGTGACGTCATCACTTACCCGGTCGTCGTGGTCGGCGGCGGCATGTCCGGCGCCATGGCCGCGCAGGCCTGCGCGGCGGCGGGGATGAAGGTGATCCTGCTCGAGGCCGGGCGCATCGGGCAGGGCGGGAGCGGGCGGGCCACCGGCCTCATTTCGAGCGAGGCGAGCGGGTCGTATCGCGAGCTGGAAGCGCGCGCGGGGAAGCGGGCGGCCCGGGCGTTGTTCGAGCTGACCGAGAAAGCGCCGCGCGAGCTGGCGGCCGCGGTCAAGCGCCTCGGCATCAAGGCCGGACTCGAGCTGCGGGACGCGGTGCGCACGCTGCCCGAGGGCGGCTCCGACAAGATCCTTCAACGCGAGCTGGCCGGCCGCAAGGAAGCGGGCCTGACCGCGTCGTGGATGTCGCCGGCCATGGTGCAGCGCCAGGCCGCGCTGGCCTCCGCCGGCGCCCTGAAGCTGCCGGATTGGGGCTTCGTGGATCCCTACCGGCTGACGCTCGGGTTCCTGTCGGCGGCCATCAAGAAGGGCGCCAAGGTCCACGAGCGATCACGCATTTCCAGGATCACGTTCAATCGCAAGAACGCCACCGCTTTCCTCGAGGGCGGCGGCGCGATTACCACCTCGAACCTGATCATCTGCATCGGCGAGCCGACCAGCCTGTTCAAGCCGCTCAAGAGGCACTTGCGGCACGAAGACCGGTATGCGGTGCTGACCGAGCCGCTGCCCGCGGCCGTGCGCGCCGAGCTGGGCCAGCAGGCGGCGCTCCTGACCGACACCGAGTCGCCGGCGCATCAACTGTGGTTCACCGCGGATCATCGGGCGCTCTTCACCGGCGCGGATCAGAAGCGGCCGGCGGATCGGCTGAGGGACCAGACCCTTGTACAGCGGACCGGCCAGCTGATGTACGAGCTTACGCGCATGTATCCCGCGATTTCCGGCGCGGTCCCGGCCTATGGGTGGGACGTGCCGCTCGCGCATCCGGTGGACGGCGTGTTGTATGCCGGCGCGCACCGGAATTTCCCGCACCAGCTGTTTGCGTTCGGCACGTCGCACGATCCGGCGCGGGCGTTCCTGGCCAGCCGCATCATCCTGCGGAGCATCCAGGGCAAGCCGGAAAAAGACGACGTGCATTTCTCGTTCGCTCGAAACCTGTAG
- a CDS encoding TonB-dependent receptor has protein sequence MLRIISAFLLSLALVSPALAQSTAINGTIEGTIKDEQGAMLPGVTVTVVNIDTGDQRVVVTNERGLYRAPLLSLGTYRVSAELQGFRKFEQTGVSLRAGQTAVIDLQLTVGALTETITVTADAPLVDLAKIEQGRTLSEAEIKTLPLTSRNPYNFALLQPGVVGFETNEFGVPRITANGALLRVNYQVDGSNNTQKDRAGLRQMPMSEVMIREVKVVTSGYAPEFGQTMGMVYNAITPSGTNTFKGQGSYRMQRQSMVEMPFFAAANAVKPPTDVNVYTVDLGGPLVKDKTHFFGGYEHTERDLSGLSVITISPANQALLGLTEPAYMPRGLNTEFAIGKIDHQLNSANRLSVRYMFFDNFITANVGGGLSSVQRANDFADRQHSTGAQLISTIGSNMLNELRVQYATRAQSRAANKESGTGPAINVTGVANFGGSVASTQDVGFGFTQNVAQVNNSTTLMRGSHAFKAGFDLQFVADTRTAAPAQLYTFPNAAAYLAARDGSNRLGYTSFTQYFGLPDLEYNTAQYGLFVQDDWRVSSDFKILYGVRYDLYGVPDGDANAPLTTSRKFPTSNNNFAPRLGAVWTLGSERKTVLRFNTGVMYDQTLNAIYEQALQNDGTNARASASFTPTQVGAPVFPAVLSAGSGATPNLAWTVDPDFKVARSWQNNVQFERAIGDHYSVAIGGSYVTGYNLPVVTNINVINPASTLPDGLAVFSTAVNSSTRLDPRYNVINSVQSPGDSTYKNMTLQLTRRTYKGIGFDLAYTLGKSEDNAPITGVLSVQGDPGRTDMTNLDRDLGPNALDQRHTFVASVVAMPQFERGGVAGAILNNNVFGIAIQAASGIPVNLRSNRELNNDGTASDRPAGVARNSLTLPSRQNVDFRYSRKFRIRGAMAAEVIGEVKNVFNTEQVSGVNATIVTDLFGAPTGPLPASGKDLTPTGGYEQRQFQLGFKFTF, from the coding sequence ATGCTCCGCATCATTTCGGCGTTTCTCCTGAGCCTGGCACTCGTGTCGCCGGCGCTCGCGCAGTCCACGGCCATCAACGGCACCATCGAAGGCACGATCAAGGACGAACAGGGCGCGATGCTGCCCGGCGTCACCGTGACCGTGGTCAACATCGACACCGGCGACCAGCGCGTCGTGGTGACCAACGAGCGCGGGCTCTACCGGGCGCCGCTGCTCTCGCTTGGAACCTATCGCGTGAGCGCGGAACTGCAGGGCTTCCGGAAGTTCGAGCAAACCGGCGTGTCGCTGCGCGCCGGCCAGACCGCGGTCATCGACCTGCAGCTCACCGTGGGCGCGCTGACCGAGACGATCACGGTCACCGCCGATGCGCCGCTCGTGGACCTGGCGAAGATCGAACAGGGGCGCACGCTGAGCGAGGCGGAAATCAAGACGCTGCCGCTGACCTCGCGCAACCCCTACAACTTCGCGCTGCTGCAGCCGGGCGTGGTGGGTTTTGAGACCAACGAGTTCGGCGTGCCCCGCATCACCGCCAACGGCGCGCTGCTGCGCGTCAACTACCAGGTGGACGGCAGCAACAACACCCAGAAGGACCGCGCCGGCCTGCGCCAGATGCCGATGTCGGAGGTGATGATTCGCGAAGTGAAGGTCGTGACCAGCGGCTACGCGCCGGAGTTCGGCCAGACCATGGGCATGGTCTACAACGCCATCACGCCGTCGGGCACCAACACGTTCAAGGGCCAGGGCAGCTACCGCATGCAGCGCCAGTCGATGGTGGAGATGCCGTTTTTCGCCGCCGCCAACGCGGTGAAGCCGCCCACCGACGTCAACGTCTACACGGTTGACCTTGGCGGACCGCTGGTGAAGGACAAGACGCACTTCTTCGGCGGCTACGAGCACACCGAGCGCGACCTGTCGGGCCTGAGCGTGATCACGATCTCGCCGGCCAACCAGGCGCTGCTGGGCCTCACCGAGCCGGCCTACATGCCGCGCGGCCTGAACACCGAGTTCGCGATCGGCAAGATCGATCACCAGTTGAACAGCGCCAACCGCCTGTCGGTGCGCTACATGTTCTTCGACAACTTCATCACCGCCAACGTCGGCGGCGGGCTGTCGTCGGTGCAGCGCGCCAACGACTTCGCGGACCGCCAGCACTCGACCGGCGCGCAGTTGATCTCGACGATCGGCTCGAACATGCTCAACGAGTTGCGCGTCCAGTACGCGACCCGCGCGCAGAGCCGTGCGGCGAACAAGGAGTCGGGCACCGGCCCGGCCATCAACGTGACCGGCGTGGCCAATTTCGGCGGCTCGGTCGCCAGCACCCAGGACGTCGGCTTCGGCTTCACCCAGAACGTCGCCCAGGTGAACAACAGCACGACGCTGATGCGCGGCAGCCACGCCTTCAAGGCCGGGTTCGACCTGCAGTTTGTCGCCGACACGCGCACCGCGGCGCCCGCCCAGCTTTACACCTTCCCGAATGCGGCGGCCTACCTCGCGGCGCGCGACGGCTCGAACCGCCTCGGCTACACCAGCTTCACGCAGTACTTCGGCCTGCCCGACCTCGAATACAACACGGCCCAGTACGGCCTGTTCGTGCAGGACGACTGGCGGGTGTCGTCGGACTTCAAGATCCTCTACGGCGTGCGCTACGACCTCTACGGCGTGCCCGACGGCGACGCCAACGCGCCGCTCACCACGTCGCGCAAGTTCCCGACCTCCAACAACAACTTCGCGCCGCGCCTGGGCGCGGTGTGGACCCTCGGCAGCGAGCGCAAGACCGTGCTGCGCTTCAACACCGGCGTGATGTACGACCAGACGCTGAACGCCATCTACGAGCAGGCGCTGCAGAACGATGGCACCAACGCGCGCGCCTCGGCGTCGTTCACGCCCACCCAGGTTGGCGCCCCGGTCTTCCCGGCCGTGCTCAGCGCCGGTTCGGGCGCGACGCCGAACCTCGCCTGGACGGTCGATCCCGACTTCAAGGTGGCGCGGTCGTGGCAGAACAACGTGCAGTTCGAGCGCGCCATCGGTGATCACTACTCGGTGGCCATCGGCGGTTCGTACGTGACCGGCTACAACCTGCCGGTGGTGACCAACATCAACGTCATCAACCCGGCCTCGACGCTGCCTGACGGCCTGGCGGTGTTCAGCACGGCGGTGAACTCGAGCACGCGCCTCGATCCCCGCTACAACGTGATCAACAGCGTGCAGTCGCCCGGCGACTCCACCTACAAGAACATGACGCTGCAGCTGACGCGCCGCACCTACAAGGGCATCGGCTTCGACCTCGCCTACACCCTCGGCAAGAGCGAAGACAACGCCCCGATCACCGGCGTGCTGTCGGTGCAGGGCGACCCCGGCCGTACCGACATGACCAACCTCGATCGCGACCTCGGGCCGAACGCGCTCGACCAGCGCCACACCTTCGTCGCCAGCGTCGTCGCCATGCCGCAGTTCGAGCGCGGCGGCGTTGCCGGCGCCATCCTCAACAACAACGTGTTCGGCATCGCCATCCAGGCGGCGAGCGGCATCCCCGTCAACCTGCGCAGCAATCGCGAGCTGAACAACGACGGCACGGCGAGCGACCGCCCGGCCGGCGTCGCCCGCAACTCGCTGACGCTGCCGTCACGCCAGAACGTGGACTTCCGCTACTCACGCAAGTTCCGCATTCGCGGCGCCATGGCGGCGGAAGTGATTGGCGAAGTGAAGAACGTCTTCAACACCGAGCAGGTGTCGGGCGTGAACGCCACGATCGTCACGGATTTGTTTGGCGCGCCGACCGGCCCCCTGCCGGCCTCGGGCAAGGACCTGACGCCGACGGGCGGCTACGAACAGCGCCAGTTCCAGTTGGGTTTCAAGTTCACGTTCTAG
- a CDS encoding PIG-L family deacetylase — protein MRRTSLFLVILGIAVFSAHSTAQHQLVPVSQLKGAPALDLALRKLDTVGNFMMSTAHPDDENNAMLAYFSHGKGFRTSLVTATHGEGGQNEIGPELFEALAVLRTEELAAAHRFDGADQYFTRAIDFGFSFSVEETLEKWGHQDILGDYVRMIRTIRPDVIVGFVFDGDGGGQHHQTSSRLTLEAFRAAADPGKFPEQIKEGLRAWQPKKFYYTAGFPSTRADARSGQAAAPNAPLVEAPTMLQFAGGDSFDPVLGRTYNELAGEARSMHKCQGMSQLLPAPAPMTGGGPMGPGGVRNYRLRDTVLAGGVGRQEREVFEGVDTGLRSLLAFAGANAPAELGARLDTIGATVADARKALAAGGTNAAVAPLARGLRALRELRAGLAAMGLSDDARFEIDFRLAQKEPQFSQALMLAADVRLDALAQDGLVPAGQGVAVNLMAANRGTTAVAIEAKVNGLIGGGNPPAAVAACKGELTKGGTQNCSAAMAVPADARLTAAHFHTGTQGARYVFDADVPFGLPFRPTPYTATFTMTVENTPFSITLPIQARSERDIFAGEKRQEIHVVPAFSVATTPGTVIVPLKSATPVTKDVRVTVTNHSKGAAKADVTLDVPQGWRATPPSQPVTFSREDESVTVRFAVQPPAASVLAVAAMKPGGNQFKVNAVVRSSEVASGLSRTFTQGYQVVEYPHTTRRHVLTAPQVAVKALDVNVKPNLSLGYVMGVGDEVPAALIQLGVKLTLIDPEELAWGDLSRYNVIMTGVRAYERRVDLRANNQRLLDYAKAGGTVIVQYNKFEFNDAQYGPFPAKVGRERVTDENAEMKLLAPQHPVFNSPNVIGRADWAGWVQERGLYFLDEAGRDRQYTDLIEFTEPFPYNQGVKRGALVEAKVGRGRWIYVGLGLWRQLPAGTDGAFRLMANLISLVP, from the coding sequence ATGCGCCGCACGTCTCTCTTCCTCGTCATTCTCGGCATCGCCGTCTTTTCCGCCCACTCGACCGCCCAGCATCAACTGGTGCCCGTGTCCCAACTGAAGGGCGCGCCGGCGCTCGACCTTGCCCTTCGCAAGCTCGACACCGTGGGCAACTTCATGATGAGCACGGCCCACCCGGACGATGAGAACAACGCGATGCTGGCGTATTTCTCGCACGGCAAGGGGTTCCGGACTTCGCTGGTCACGGCGACGCACGGCGAAGGCGGGCAGAACGAGATTGGCCCCGAGCTGTTCGAGGCGCTGGCCGTGCTGCGCACCGAAGAACTGGCGGCCGCGCATCGGTTTGACGGCGCGGACCAGTACTTCACGCGCGCCATCGACTTCGGGTTCTCGTTCAGTGTCGAAGAGACGCTGGAGAAGTGGGGCCACCAGGACATCCTCGGCGACTACGTCCGCATGATCCGGACGATTCGCCCCGACGTGATCGTCGGCTTTGTGTTCGACGGCGACGGCGGCGGCCAGCACCACCAGACCTCGTCCCGGCTCACGCTCGAGGCGTTCCGCGCGGCCGCGGATCCCGGGAAGTTCCCCGAGCAGATCAAGGAGGGGCTGCGCGCGTGGCAGCCGAAGAAGTTCTATTACACGGCCGGCTTCCCTTCGACTCGCGCAGACGCTCGCTCAGGGCAAGCGGCCGCACCCAATGCGCCGCTTGTGGAGGCGCCGACGATGCTCCAGTTCGCTGGGGGTGATTCGTTCGATCCGGTGCTCGGCCGCACTTACAACGAGCTGGCGGGCGAGGCGCGCAGCATGCACAAGTGCCAGGGCATGTCGCAGCTGTTGCCGGCGCCGGCGCCCATGACCGGCGGCGGGCCCATGGGCCCGGGCGGCGTTCGTAACTACCGCCTGCGCGACACGGTGCTGGCTGGTGGTGTGGGCCGGCAGGAGCGTGAAGTGTTCGAAGGCGTCGACACCGGCCTGCGCAGCCTGCTGGCGTTTGCCGGCGCCAATGCTCCGGCGGAGTTGGGCGCGCGGCTCGACACGATTGGCGCAACCGTGGCCGATGCGCGCAAGGCGCTGGCCGCTGGCGGGACCAATGCCGCCGTGGCGCCGTTGGCGCGCGGACTGCGGGCGCTGCGCGAGTTGCGCGCGGGCCTGGCCGCGATGGGCCTGAGCGACGATGCCCGGTTTGAGATCGATTTCCGCCTGGCGCAGAAAGAACCGCAGTTCTCGCAGGCACTGATGCTGGCCGCCGACGTTCGTCTCGACGCGCTGGCACAGGATGGCCTCGTGCCGGCAGGACAGGGCGTGGCCGTCAACCTGATGGCAGCTAATCGCGGCACCACCGCCGTCGCGATCGAAGCAAAGGTGAACGGGCTGATCGGTGGCGGCAATCCGCCCGCGGCCGTCGCGGCTTGCAAGGGTGAGCTCACGAAGGGCGGCACGCAGAACTGCTCGGCCGCGATGGCGGTTCCGGCCGATGCCCGGCTGACCGCGGCGCACTTCCACACCGGCACCCAGGGCGCGCGCTACGTGTTCGACGCCGATGTCCCGTTCGGTTTGCCGTTCCGCCCGACCCCTTACACGGCGACGTTCACCATGACGGTGGAGAACACGCCGTTCTCGATCACGTTGCCCATCCAGGCGCGATCGGAGCGCGACATCTTTGCCGGCGAGAAGCGCCAGGAGATTCACGTGGTGCCCGCGTTCTCGGTGGCGACGACGCCCGGCACGGTGATCGTGCCGTTGAAGTCGGCGACGCCGGTCACCAAGGATGTGCGCGTCACGGTGACCAACCACTCGAAGGGCGCCGCCAAGGCCGACGTCACGTTGGACGTGCCGCAGGGCTGGCGCGCGACGCCACCGTCGCAGCCCGTGACCTTCTCGCGCGAAGACGAGTCGGTGACGGTGCGCTTTGCCGTGCAACCGCCTGCCGCGTCGGTGCTCGCGGTCGCGGCCATGAAGCCGGGCGGCAACCAGTTCAAGGTCAACGCCGTCGTCCGCAGCTCCGAGGTGGCGTCCGGCTTAAGCCGGACCTTCACGCAGGGCTACCAAGTGGTCGAGTATCCGCACACGACTCGTCGTCATGTGCTCACCGCTCCGCAGGTGGCCGTGAAGGCGCTCGACGTGAACGTGAAGCCGAACCTGAGCCTGGGCTACGTGATGGGCGTCGGCGACGAGGTGCCAGCCGCGCTGATCCAGTTGGGCGTCAAGCTGACGTTGATCGATCCTGAGGAACTGGCGTGGGGCGATCTCAGCCGCTACAACGTGATCATGACCGGTGTGCGCGCCTACGAGCGGCGCGTTGACCTGCGGGCCAACAACCAGCGGCTGCTCGACTACGCCAAGGCCGGCGGCACGGTGATCGTCCAGTACAACAAGTTCGAGTTCAACGACGCGCAGTACGGCCCGTTTCCGGCGAAGGTCGGACGCGAGCGCGTGACCGACGAAAACGCGGAGATGAAGCTGCTGGCGCCGCAGCACCCGGTGTTCAACTCGCCCAACGTGATCGGCCGCGCCGACTGGGCGGGCTGGGTGCAGGAGCGCGGGTTGTACTTCCTGGACGAAGCCGGCCGCGACCGGCAGTACACCGACCTCATCGAGTTCACCGAGCCGTTCCCGTACAACCAGGGCGTGAAGCGGGGCGCCCTCGTCGAAGCCAAGGTCGGCCGGGGCCGCTGGATCTACGTCGGCCTGGGCCTGTGGCGTCAGTTGCCGGCGGGCACGGATGGTGCATTCCGGCTGATGGCAAACCTGATCAGCCTGGTTCCTTGA
- a CDS encoding DUF1800 domain-containing protein, whose protein sequence is MLEHILRRMGFGANPAELAAWAGVPIDTVIDRLLNYESATTDHDSKIGRPEYVGITTSSGNPFSPNTLINDARQRWLFRMIHSQRPLEEKMALFWHNHFATAYSKLAGAVGQERATRLMDNDPSSLEGSQAGQIQVLRQYATGSFPGMLMAMAKHPAMVYWLDSQLNTRTRPQENFGREIMELFSLGIGNYTEQDVYAAARVFTGFNWQLVGDRASTTASYYTFLYRAADHDTNAKTFTFAIYPDGGKTIPARAAAAGEQDALDLILALARHPATARRLATRLYKFFVNETSEPDAALVNAMANAYLGNNYNIKAVLRTLFQSSQFRDPANFFQRYSWPIEYVVRAIKETGWAGFTVNSAMNPLSNMGQQLYEPPDVNGWETGPGWISTSSMLSRMNFSAALAQNQRFNLARDAQPYRQSPDRVLEYMLARFPTIGFTSTATVAMSEYLRSTAWTGTDAQLQQRVPGLTRLIVGSGEYQFN, encoded by the coding sequence ATGCTCGAACACATCCTGCGTCGCATGGGGTTTGGCGCCAATCCTGCGGAACTCGCCGCCTGGGCGGGCGTCCCCATCGATACGGTGATCGATCGCCTCCTGAACTACGAGTCGGCGACGACCGATCATGACTCGAAGATCGGGCGGCCGGAGTACGTGGGCATCACCACGTCCTCCGGTAATCCGTTTTCCCCAAACACATTGATCAACGATGCGCGGCAGCGCTGGCTGTTTCGCATGATCCACTCGCAGCGCCCGCTCGAAGAGAAGATGGCGCTGTTCTGGCACAACCACTTCGCGACCGCGTATTCCAAGCTCGCGGGCGCGGTGGGCCAGGAGCGCGCGACGCGGTTGATGGACAACGATCCGTCGAGCCTCGAAGGCAGTCAGGCCGGCCAAATCCAGGTGCTGCGCCAGTACGCCACCGGCAGCTTCCCCGGCATGCTGATGGCCATGGCGAAACACCCGGCCATGGTGTATTGGCTGGACAGCCAGCTGAACACGCGGACCCGGCCCCAGGAAAACTTCGGCCGCGAGATCATGGAGCTGTTCAGCCTGGGCATCGGCAACTACACGGAGCAGGACGTGTATGCCGCGGCCCGCGTCTTCACCGGCTTCAACTGGCAGCTCGTCGGCGACCGCGCCAGCACGACGGCCAGCTACTACACGTTCCTCTACCGGGCGGCCGACCACGACACCAACGCCAAGACCTTCACCTTTGCCATCTACCCGGACGGCGGCAAGACGATACCGGCGCGCGCGGCGGCGGCAGGGGAACAGGATGCCCTGGATTTGATCCTCGCCCTGGCCCGCCATCCCGCGACCGCGCGACGGCTGGCCACCAGGCTCTACAAGTTCTTTGTCAACGAGACGTCCGAGCCCGACGCGGCCCTGGTCAACGCCATGGCCAACGCCTACCTGGGGAACAACTACAACATCAAGGCGGTGTTGCGGACGTTGTTCCAGTCGTCGCAGTTCCGCGATCCCGCCAACTTCTTCCAGCGCTACTCGTGGCCGATCGAATACGTGGTGCGCGCGATCAAGGAAACCGGCTGGGCCGGGTTCACCGTCAACAGCGCCATGAACCCGCTGAGCAACATGGGCCAGCAGCTCTACGAGCCGCCCGACGTCAACGGTTGGGAAACCGGTCCCGGCTGGATTTCCACTTCGTCGATGCTGTCGCGAATGAACTTCTCGGCCGCGCTCGCGCAGAACCAGCGCTTCAACCTGGCGCGCGACGCGCAGCCCTACCGGCAGTCGCCGGATCGCGTCCTCGAATACATGCTCGCGCGCTTCCCGACCATCGGGTTCACCTCGACCGCCACCGTGGCGATGTCGGAGTACCTCCGGTCTACCGCGTGGACCGGCACCGACGCGCAGCTGCAGCAGAGGGTTCCCGGGCTCACGCGCCTGATCGTCGGGTCCGGCGAGTATCAGTTCAACTAA